Proteins found in one Mucilaginibacter gracilis genomic segment:
- a CDS encoding sigma-70 family RNA polymerase sigma factor: protein MRQLKITQSITNRESQSLDKYLHEIGKVDLITAEEEVILAQKIREGDQVALERLTKTNLRFVVSVAKQYQNQGLTLGDLINEGNLGLIKAAKRFDETKGFKFISYAVWWIRQSILQAIAEQSRIVRLPLNQVGSLSKISKAFSKLEQEYEREPSPEELADILETTVEKISDTLSNSGRHVSMDAPFVTGEENTLLDVLDNHEPNTDSHLINESLAEEIRRSLSSLTEREREIVVLFFGLGSNSPFSLEEIGEKFNLTRERVRQIKDKALQRLRHTSRSKILKSYLG, encoded by the coding sequence ATGAGACAACTCAAAATAACCCAATCCATTACTAATCGGGAATCGCAGTCGTTAGACAAGTATCTCCACGAAATAGGAAAGGTTGACCTGATAACTGCCGAAGAGGAAGTAATACTTGCGCAAAAAATAAGAGAGGGCGACCAGGTTGCCCTTGAGCGTTTAACTAAAACCAATTTGCGCTTTGTTGTTTCGGTAGCTAAACAATACCAAAACCAGGGCCTAACCCTTGGCGACCTGATTAACGAAGGTAACCTGGGTTTAATTAAAGCCGCCAAGCGTTTTGACGAAACAAAGGGTTTTAAGTTTATATCGTACGCCGTTTGGTGGATACGCCAATCTATACTACAAGCCATTGCCGAGCAATCGCGCATTGTGCGTTTGCCCCTTAACCAGGTAGGCTCGTTAAGTAAAATAAGCAAAGCTTTCTCAAAACTGGAGCAGGAATACGAGCGCGAACCATCGCCCGAGGAACTGGCCGACATACTGGAAACTACGGTTGAAAAAATATCAGACACGTTAAGCAATTCGGGCCGCCATGTATCAATGGATGCGCCATTTGTTACCGGCGAAGAAAATACGCTGCTGGATGTATTGGATAACCACGAACCCAATACCGATTCGCATTTAATTAACGAATCGCTGGCCGAAGAGATCAGGCGGTCGTTATCATCATTAACCGAGCGTGAGCGCGAAATTGTGGTGTTATTTTTTGGCCTGGGCTCAAACAGCCCTTTCTCGTTAGAAGAAATTGGCGAAAAGTTTAACCTCACCCGCGAGCGCGTAAGGCAGATAAAAGATAAGGCATTGCAACGTTTAAGGCATACCTCGCGCAGTAAAATATTAAAATCGTATTTAGGTTAA
- the mgrA gene encoding L-glyceraldehyde 3-phosphate reductase produces MPYTPASNRYSNMLYRRCGKSGIKLSAISLGLWHNFGDVDLMDNYRKTLHTAFDSGITHFDLANNYGPPPGSAEINFGRILKEDFAAYRDELIISTKAGYHMWEGPYGEWGSKKYLVSSLDQSLKRMGLEYVDIFYHHRPDPDTPLEETMAALDLIVRQGKALYVGISNYRPKEAAEAISILKQLGTPCLIHQPKYSMFERWVETEGLLDVLHANGVGCIPFSPLAQGLLTNKYLGGIPADSRVAKGVGFLTENNITEARLSQIKQLNDIAVERGQSLAQMALAWILKDERVTTVLIGASKPAQLLDSIKCLENIKFSSEELQRIELILG; encoded by the coding sequence ATGCCTTATACGCCAGCTTCAAACAGATATTCTAATATGCTTTATCGCCGGTGCGGTAAAAGCGGTATTAAACTTTCGGCTATATCATTGGGCCTGTGGCACAATTTCGGCGATGTTGACCTTATGGATAACTATCGCAAAACATTGCACACTGCTTTTGATAGCGGTATCACCCATTTTGACCTGGCTAATAATTACGGCCCGCCGCCGGGTTCGGCCGAAATTAACTTTGGCAGGATATTGAAAGAAGATTTTGCAGCTTACCGCGATGAACTCATCATTTCAACAAAAGCCGGATACCACATGTGGGAAGGCCCGTATGGGGAATGGGGATCAAAAAAATACCTGGTTTCCAGCCTCGACCAAAGCCTGAAACGGATGGGCCTGGAATATGTAGATATATTTTATCACCACCGGCCCGACCCAGATACGCCACTTGAAGAAACGATGGCTGCGCTCGACCTCATTGTTAGGCAGGGTAAGGCGCTATATGTTGGCATTTCTAACTATCGCCCGAAGGAGGCGGCCGAAGCCATCAGTATATTGAAACAACTGGGTACACCTTGTTTAATACATCAGCCCAAATACTCTATGTTTGAGCGCTGGGTTGAAACCGAAGGCTTGCTTGATGTTTTACACGCAAACGGAGTTGGCTGCATACCTTTTTCGCCGTTGGCACAGGGCTTGTTAACCAATAAATATTTAGGTGGCATCCCTGCCGATTCGCGCGTGGCAAAAGGTGTTGGTTTTTTAACCGAAAACAACATTACCGAAGCAAGGCTCTCGCAAATAAAACAGTTAAATGATATAGCCGTTGAACGTGGCCAGTCGCTGGCTCAAATGGCCTTAGCCTGGATATTAAAAGACGAACGTGTAACTACCGTGCTAATTGGTGCGAGCAAGCCCGCGCAATTACTCGACTCCATAAAATGCCTGGAGAATATCAAATTCAGCAGCGAAGAGTTGCAAAGGATAGAACTGATTTTAGGATAG
- a CDS encoding glycoside hydrolase family 28 protein, whose translation MKNNRLIFLAALLFCYTTSLGQQATEHDMMWYVNNAPFKMGNISEPKFADKTFNIKDYGAVGDGQALNTDAIAKAIDACSVAGGGTVLIPPGLWLTGPIVLKSNINLHAATGALVIFSADHSLFTVSGGRGKPQLYGEKLENVAITGGGIFDGAGDTWRPLKKSKAAPTLWNDLVKWGGVLTKDGDMWYPTKEGLADDHLRPIMVVINSSKNVLVDGPTFKNSPNFAFNPKSITNLIIRNVKIENEYYAQNGDAIDLSTCKNAIVYHCTVHAGDDGICMKSSGAKDKNAAALENIIIAENIVYHAHGGFVIGSNTDGGMNNIWVTNNNFVNTDIGIRVKSNEGRGGLVHNVYIDHIYMRDILNEAILFSSYYEDKGPGAVKAAVLATDKTPNFQDFHISNVYCNSAKIAISIIGLPEMPISKIDFTDVTISATKAFSSTEATDITLKNVNIISPDKTVYTLNNSSNINISNAGFDSRATTFISAEGPKTTGVTVSGTNVSKVANAVKLGAGAPKNAVSIK comes from the coding sequence ATGAAAAATAACAGACTGATATTTTTAGCCGCTTTACTTTTTTGCTATACCACCTCGTTGGGGCAACAAGCTACAGAACACGATATGATGTGGTACGTTAACAACGCTCCTTTTAAAATGGGCAATATAAGTGAACCTAAATTTGCCGACAAAACATTTAACATTAAAGATTACGGCGCAGTGGGCGATGGGCAGGCACTCAATACCGATGCTATTGCCAAAGCTATTGATGCCTGTTCGGTAGCGGGCGGGGGTACGGTGCTTATTCCGCCTGGCTTGTGGTTAACCGGCCCTATAGTGCTAAAAAGTAATATCAATTTACACGCGGCTACGGGTGCGTTGGTTATATTTAGTGCCGATCATTCGTTGTTTACCGTTAGCGGTGGGCGCGGCAAACCGCAACTGTATGGCGAAAAACTGGAAAACGTTGCCATAACCGGCGGCGGTATTTTTGACGGCGCAGGCGATACCTGGAGGCCATTAAAGAAAAGCAAAGCTGCACCAACCTTATGGAACGACCTTGTAAAATGGGGAGGTGTATTAACCAAGGATGGTGATATGTGGTACCCCACCAAAGAGGGCCTGGCCGACGACCATTTGCGCCCCATTATGGTAGTGATAAACAGTAGCAAAAATGTTTTGGTAGATGGGCCAACATTTAAAAACTCGCCAAATTTTGCCTTTAATCCTAAAAGTATCACTAACCTCATTATCCGCAACGTAAAGATAGAGAACGAATATTATGCCCAAAATGGTGATGCTATTGATCTGTCAACCTGCAAAAACGCCATAGTCTACCATTGCACCGTACACGCCGGCGATGATGGTATCTGCATGAAATCCAGCGGAGCAAAAGATAAAAACGCCGCAGCCTTAGAGAATATAATTATAGCCGAAAACATTGTTTACCACGCGCACGGCGGTTTTGTAATAGGCAGCAATACCGATGGCGGTATGAACAACATCTGGGTAACCAACAATAATTTTGTTAATACAGATATAGGCATACGCGTAAAAAGTAACGAAGGGCGCGGTGGCCTGGTGCATAACGTTTACATCGACCATATTTATATGCGCGATATTTTGAACGAGGCCATTTTGTTTAGCAGCTACTATGAGGATAAGGGCCCCGGTGCTGTAAAAGCTGCCGTACTTGCAACCGATAAAACGCCCAACTTTCAGGATTTTCACATCAGCAATGTATATTGCAACAGTGCCAAAATAGCTATTTCTATTATTGGTTTACCCGAAATGCCCATAAGTAAAATAGATTTTACAGATGTAACCATATCGGCAACCAAAGCATTTAGCTCAACCGAAGCTACCGATATTACATTGAAAAATGTAAACATCATATCGCCGGATAAAACGGTTTATACCCTCAATAACTCAAGCAATATTAACATTAGCAATGCCGGTTTTGATAGCCGGGCAACTACATTTATATCAGCCGAAGGGCCAAAAACTACAGGCGTTACGGTTAGCGGCACTAATGTTAGCAAGGTAGCCAACGCTGTTAAATTAGGTGCAGGGGCACCCAAAAATGCTGTTAGTATAAAATAG
- a CDS encoding helix-turn-helix domain-containing protein — MAIIVNLDVMMAKRKMSLNELSAKVGITLSNLSILKTGKAKAIRFETLEAICLALNCQPGDILEYVAD, encoded by the coding sequence ATGGCTATCATAGTAAACCTTGATGTAATGATGGCCAAACGCAAAATGTCGCTTAACGAATTGAGCGCCAAGGTAGGCATTACACTATCCAACCTTTCTATTTTAAAAACCGGCAAGGCCAAAGCCATACGTTTTGAAACCCTCGAAGCTATTTGCCTGGCACTCAATTGCCAACCTGGCGATATATTAGAATATGTTGCAGATTAA
- a CDS encoding SPFH domain-containing protein, whose protein sequence is MNYVAIYWWVIIPVLCILFYKTILRIIFGMVMVPEDKIGLVTKKFVLYGEDKSLPDGRIIATKGEAGYQARTLAPGMYWFMFPWQYVVVLEAFTVIPQGKIGLILSKDGAEIPTGNILGRKVDCDNFQDSEKFLLNGGQKGRQTAIITAGTYRINTYAFTITVADMTVIHENMVGIITMMDGLPITMGQIAGKNVEGHNNFQDIDAFLINGGNRGLQPQIILAGSYNVNKWAVQIEEIPMTDVPIGYVGVVISYIGEDGQDMTGDAFKHGNIVSKGFRGVWMEPMGPGKYPINTFTMKMELVPTTNLVLNWANARSESHNLDKNLCTITVRSKDGFPFNLDVAQIIHIPANEAPKVIARFGSMLNLVSQVLEPTIGNYFRNSAQDSDVISFLTSRKERQESAKEHIRIVLEEYNVNAVDTLIGDIVPPEALMKTLTDRKIAQEEEKTYETQRMAQVQRQGVEKETAIAEIQKEIVKAQQSVEIAQRTADAAVKKSEGEATSLKLQVNAEAAATKMRAEAEADATRLRAGAQAESTKLNASAEAERISKTGLAEAEKIMAIGKSTAEAYELQVKAMGGDNFTKFKITEEIGKGHIKVIPDVLIGGNNGSDGPISGLLGLKLMEMMDTEKFGKESKKLPATDNDKSSDKK, encoded by the coding sequence ATGAATTATGTAGCAATTTATTGGTGGGTTATTATCCCCGTTTTATGTATTTTATTTTACAAAACTATCCTCCGCATCATCTTCGGTATGGTGATGGTGCCCGAAGACAAGATAGGTTTGGTTACCAAAAAATTTGTGCTGTATGGCGAAGACAAGTCTCTGCCCGATGGCCGTATCATTGCCACAAAAGGCGAAGCCGGTTACCAGGCGCGCACACTTGCACCGGGTATGTACTGGTTTATGTTTCCGTGGCAATATGTTGTTGTGCTCGAAGCGTTTACCGTTATCCCGCAAGGTAAAATTGGCCTTATATTATCAAAGGATGGTGCCGAAATACCTACAGGTAACATTTTGGGCCGCAAGGTTGATTGTGATAATTTTCAGGATAGCGAAAAGTTTTTGTTAAACGGTGGCCAAAAAGGTAGGCAAACGGCTATTATAACCGCCGGTACTTATCGTATCAACACCTATGCGTTTACCATTACCGTTGCCGATATGACCGTTATTCACGAAAATATGGTTGGTATTATCACCATGATGGATGGTTTGCCCATTACCATGGGCCAGATAGCCGGTAAAAATGTGGAAGGGCATAACAACTTTCAGGATATTGATGCCTTTTTAATTAACGGCGGTAACCGTGGTTTGCAACCTCAAATTATATTAGCCGGTTCGTACAACGTTAATAAATGGGCGGTACAAATAGAAGAGATCCCGATGACGGACGTACCTATTGGTTATGTAGGTGTGGTAATATCATACATAGGCGAAGACGGGCAAGACATGACCGGTGATGCGTTTAAACACGGTAACATAGTAAGCAAGGGTTTCCGCGGTGTGTGGATGGAGCCTATGGGCCCCGGTAAGTATCCAATTAACACCTTCACCATGAAAATGGAACTGGTGCCTACCACAAACCTGGTGCTTAACTGGGCCAATGCCCGCAGCGAATCGCACAATCTGGATAAAAACCTTTGTACCATTACTGTACGTTCAAAAGATGGTTTCCCTTTTAACCTGGATGTGGCCCAAATTATCCACATCCCGGCAAACGAGGCACCAAAGGTTATAGCCCGCTTTGGTAGCATGTTAAACCTGGTATCGCAAGTGCTGGAGCCAACCATTGGTAACTATTTCCGTAACTCGGCTCAGGATAGCGATGTAATATCGTTTTTAACTTCCCGTAAGGAAAGGCAGGAATCGGCCAAAGAGCATATCCGCATTGTGCTGGAAGAGTATAACGTGAATGCAGTTGATACGCTGATTGGTGACATTGTGCCACCAGAGGCTTTGATGAAAACTTTAACCGACCGTAAAATAGCGCAAGAAGAGGAAAAAACTTACGAAACACAACGTATGGCACAGGTACAACGCCAGGGCGTAGAAAAAGAAACCGCGATTGCCGAAATACAAAAAGAAATTGTAAAGGCGCAACAAAGTGTTGAAATTGCCCAACGCACTGCTGATGCTGCGGTAAAAAAATCGGAAGGTGAGGCTACCAGCTTAAAATTACAGGTAAACGCCGAAGCGGCTGCCACAAAAATGCGCGCCGAAGCCGAAGCTGATGCAACCCGCTTACGTGCCGGTGCACAGGCCGAATCGACCAAGTTGAACGCGTCTGCCGAAGCCGAAAGGATTTCGAAAACCGGTTTAGCCGAAGCCGAAAAAATTATGGCCATAGGTAAATCAACCGCCGAAGCTTACGAGTTACAGGTTAAGGCAATGGGTGGCGATAACTTTACCAAGTTTAAAATTACCGAAGAAATTGGTAAGGGCCACATCAAGGTTATTCCAGATGTGCTGATAGGTGGCAACAACGGCTCCGACGGCCCGATAAGCGGTTTGTTAGGCTTAAAACTAATGGAAATGATGGACACCGAGAAGTTTGGTAAGGAAAGCAAAAAGCTGCCTGCCACTGATAACGATAAGTCATCAGATAAAAAATAA
- a CDS encoding Gfo/Idh/MocA family protein, protein MDQDNKIPLQGVSGIKWGIIGCGNVTEVKSGPAFNKVADSELIAVMRRDAVKAIDYAERHNVGKWYNDATELMSDPEINSIYIATPPSSHKDYAIEALKRGLNVYVEKPVTLNAAEAQEIADALKQSTAKLSVAHYRRAVPMFLYVKNLLDTKAIGDVRTVQIKMWQARKPQLIADSEQNWRVDPALSGGGYFHDLAPHQLDLMLYFFGQPKYMHGISINQAGLSAADDHVAGLALFENNITVNGSWSFNVDDEDQIDECMIVGSNGSISFPFFGKNVIWHNDEEDDIQVIDFVHPEHIQQPMIERVVAYFKNEGENLCSIDDAVIVMKMIDAFTAKP, encoded by the coding sequence ATGGATCAGGATAATAAAATTCCCCTTCAGGGGGTTAGCGGGATAAAATGGGGAATTATTGGTTGCGGTAACGTAACCGAGGTGAAAAGCGGTCCTGCATTTAACAAAGTGGCCGATAGCGAGCTTATAGCCGTTATGCGCCGCGATGCAGTTAAGGCAATTGACTATGCCGAGCGGCACAATGTTGGTAAATGGTACAACGATGCTACCGAACTGATGAGCGACCCCGAAATTAACTCGATATACATTGCTACTCCGCCATCGTCGCACAAAGATTATGCAATTGAAGCTTTAAAGCGGGGTTTAAACGTTTACGTAGAGAAGCCCGTTACCTTAAACGCTGCCGAAGCTCAGGAAATAGCCGATGCGCTTAAACAATCAACCGCTAAATTAAGTGTGGCGCATTACCGCCGCGCGGTGCCTATGTTTTTGTATGTTAAAAACCTATTAGATACCAAGGCTATTGGCGATGTGCGTACCGTGCAGATAAAAATGTGGCAGGCCCGCAAGCCGCAATTGATTGCCGATAGCGAGCAAAACTGGCGCGTTGACCCGGCCTTGTCGGGCGGCGGGTATTTTCACGATTTGGCACCGCACCAGTTGGATTTAATGCTTTACTTTTTTGGCCAACCGAAATACATGCACGGCATATCAATAAATCAGGCTGGTTTAAGCGCCGCCGACGATCATGTTGCCGGCCTGGCCCTGTTTGAAAACAATATTACCGTCAACGGCTCATGGAGTTTTAATGTTGATGATGAGGACCAGATTGATGAGTGCATGATTGTGGGCAGTAATGGCAGCATCAGCTTTCCGTTTTTTGGTAAAAACGTAATATGGCACAATGACGAGGAAGACGACATACAGGTAATTGATTTTGTGCACCCCGAACATATACAACAACCCATGATTGAGCGCGTAGTAGCCTATTTTAAAAACGAAGGCGAAAATTTATGTTCGATAGATGATGCCGTTATTGTAATGAAAATGATTGATGCCTTTACAGCCAAACCATAA
- a CDS encoding DUF2911 domain-containing protein, with product MKKLLPFALLVTCLLIVFSASAQKKPEDKTKRLSPPDSVTVTTRKGITIKVSYGSPGVKGRAIGGNEIATYGKVWRTGANEATVFEIDKDVKIEGKRLPAGKYSLYSVPGEKKWVIIFNKTWNQWGTIYSEANDALRITVNTGTAPEFTERLKFNIKKSGKVYFVWGDVMVAFKVKKA from the coding sequence ATGAAAAAGCTATTACCATTTGCCCTGCTTGTTACTTGTTTATTAATAGTTTTTAGTGCCTCGGCACAAAAAAAGCCCGAAGATAAAACCAAGCGGTTAAGTCCGCCGGATAGTGTTACCGTTACAACCCGTAAGGGTATAACTATAAAAGTAAGTTACGGCTCGCCAGGGGTAAAAGGGCGCGCCATAGGCGGTAACGAAATTGCAACTTACGGCAAAGTTTGGCGCACAGGTGCAAACGAGGCTACCGTTTTTGAAATTGATAAAGATGTTAAAATAGAAGGCAAACGTTTACCTGCCGGCAAATACAGTTTATACTCGGTACCCGGCGAAAAAAAATGGGTTATCATTTTCAACAAAACCTGGAACCAGTGGGGCACCATATATAGCGAGGCTAATGATGCGCTGCGCATAACCGTAAATACAGGAACCGCGCCCGAGTTTACGGAGCGATTGAAGTTTAATATCAAAAAGTCGGGCAAGGTTTACTTTGTTTGGGGCGATGTTATGGTTGCGTTTAAGGTTAAAAAGGCATGA
- a CDS encoding PhzF family phenazine biosynthesis protein encodes MTIPIYQADAFTDTLFGGNPAAICPLTEWLPAETMQQIAAENNLAETAYFVKTDNGYSLRWFTPELEIDLCGHATLASAHILFTELGYEGDVISFETQKAGVLTVTKEGDRYTLDFPSRPPQPIPLPMDLIKALGGKIPVEVLRGRDYFVVYETEEDVRELKPDFNLLAKIDAIGIIVTAEGESDNVDFVSRFFAPAAGINEDPVTGSAHCNLIPYWADMLEKDELHAFQISSRKGELWCTNKGDRVLMSGKAVTYLKGEIFV; translated from the coding sequence ATGACTATACCTATTTACCAGGCCGATGCCTTTACCGATACCCTTTTTGGCGGTAACCCGGCGGCTATTTGCCCTTTAACCGAATGGCTGCCTGCCGAAACCATGCAGCAAATAGCTGCCGAAAATAACCTTGCCGAAACCGCCTACTTTGTAAAAACGGATAATGGCTACAGCCTGCGCTGGTTTACCCCCGAACTGGAAATTGACCTTTGCGGCCATGCCACTTTAGCCAGTGCCCACATTTTATTTACCGAGTTGGGTTATGAAGGCGATGTGATTAGTTTTGAAACGCAAAAAGCAGGTGTATTAACCGTAACAAAAGAAGGCGACCGGTACACGCTCGATTTCCCCTCGCGGCCACCACAGCCTATACCCCTACCAATGGATTTGATTAAGGCTCTTGGCGGCAAAATACCCGTTGAGGTATTAAGAGGCCGTGATTATTTTGTGGTTTACGAAACCGAAGAAGATGTGCGCGAGTTAAAACCCGATTTTAACTTGTTAGCCAAAATAGATGCTATTGGCATTATTGTAACCGCCGAAGGCGAAAGCGACAACGTTGATTTTGTATCGCGGTTTTTTGCACCCGCAGCGGGCATTAATGAAGACCCGGTAACCGGATCGGCACATTGTAACCTGATACCTTACTGGGCCGATATGCTGGAGAAGGATGAATTGCATGCCTTCCAGATATCATCCCGAAAAGGCGAGCTTTGGTGTACCAACAAAGGCGACCGTGTGCTGATGAGCGGCAAAGCGGTTACTTATTTAAAAGGTGAGATTTTTGTTTAG
- a CDS encoding ATP-binding cassette domain-containing protein: MSYSILKSDSIEIDFDGRKILQGVYLECKQGEVLGLLGRNGCGKSTLLKIIFGSVTPSHKYVSIDGVYVNKGYTNGQIAYLPQHHYLPTGVKIISLAKQIIDPLVWDEFAAYPIYQTYFNKTVNDISGGEWRQLEMLMVLYSKAKFILLDEPFTHISPIQVEEFKGIITARAKTRGIIVTDHYYRNVLEVSDRLLLLNNGYTQMISNQADLVTYGYLSV; encoded by the coding sequence ATGAGTTATTCAATTTTAAAATCGGATAGTATAGAGATCGACTTTGATGGCCGCAAAATTTTGCAGGGCGTTTATCTAGAATGCAAACAGGGCGAAGTGCTGGGCTTATTAGGGCGAAACGGTTGTGGCAAATCAACCTTATTAAAAATTATTTTTGGCTCGGTTACGCCATCGCATAAATACGTAAGTATTGATGGTGTGTATGTAAACAAAGGATACACCAACGGCCAAATTGCTTATCTGCCACAGCATCATTATTTACCTACGGGTGTTAAAATAATCAGCTTGGCAAAGCAAATTATTGACCCATTGGTATGGGATGAATTTGCGGCTTACCCTATTTATCAAACTTATTTTAATAAAACGGTAAACGATATATCCGGCGGCGAATGGCGGCAACTGGAAATGTTGATGGTGTTATACAGTAAGGCCAAATTTATTTTGTTGGACGAGCCTTTTACCCACATCTCGCCTATCCAGGTTGAAGAGTTTAAGGGAATTATTACCGCACGGGCAAAAACCCGGGGCATTATAGTAACCGACCATTATTATAGAAACGTGCTGGAAGTTAGCGACAGGCTACTTTTATTAAACAATGGCTACACCCAAATGATAAGCAACCAGGCTGATTTAGTAACTTACGGCTATCTTAGCGTTTAA
- a CDS encoding NAD(P)-dependent oxidoreductase, with amino-acid sequence MKIAIFGAAGRIGSRIVTEALNRGHHVTAIARKPETYTLIHERLTVARGDIFESQSVEGAVFNHDAVVSAYSPTHGAAPSSIVELVLSLSNGLKQANVKRLVIVGGAGSLEASPGIAVVDTPNFPAEYKPVAEAHREALKAWQNENELDWTVASPSAEIVPGERTGNFRTGTTQLLVDEQGKSHISMEDFAVAILNEVENPQFIKKQFTVGY; translated from the coding sequence ATGAAAATAGCAATATTTGGAGCCGCCGGGCGCATAGGCAGCCGTATAGTTACCGAAGCACTTAACCGTGGGCATCATGTTACCGCCATAGCGCGTAAACCCGAAACTTATACCCTGATACATGAACGCCTTACGGTTGCCAGGGGCGATATTTTTGAATCGCAAAGTGTGGAGGGTGCCGTGTTTAACCACGATGCCGTTGTAAGTGCTTACAGCCCTACGCATGGCGCAGCCCCATCAAGCATTGTTGAATTGGTTTTATCGTTAAGTAACGGGCTAAAGCAAGCTAACGTAAAACGCCTTGTTATAGTTGGCGGTGCGGGTAGTTTAGAAGCTTCGCCCGGTATTGCGGTAGTTGATACGCCTAACTTTCCAGCCGAATACAAGCCGGTAGCCGAGGCCCACCGCGAAGCACTTAAAGCCTGGCAAAATGAAAACGAACTCGACTGGACAGTCGCCAGCCCGTCCGCCGAAATAGTTCCAGGCGAACGTACAGGCAATTTCCGTACAGGTACAACGCAATTATTGGTTGATGAACAAGGCAAAAGCCATATATCAATGGAAGACTTTGCCGTTGCTATTTTAAATGAGGTTGAAAACCCGCAGTTTATTAAAAAACAGTTTACTGTAGGGTATTGA